The Centroberyx gerrardi isolate f3 chromosome 12, fCenGer3.hap1.cur.20231027, whole genome shotgun sequence genome has a window encoding:
- the mc2r gene encoding adrenocorticotropic hormone receptor has product MNATTVSTATLMSNQSDCPEVQVPVPLFFTLGALSLAENFLVVVAIICNRNLHSPMYCFICSLAAFNTIASLTKTWENLMLVFADVGQLDQRGSSETKLDDVMDSLLCMSFVGSIFSFLAIAVDRYITIFHALRYHNIMTMRRATAILGVIWTTCGVSAVLMVRFFETTFIMICFIVLFLVSLALIGFLYVYMFMLARLHARKIAALPTAGGGKRRRQQWGSGSMRGALTLTILFGAFVVCWAPFFLHLVIIMVCPMNPYCECYRSLFQLHVVLLMSHALIDPAIYAFRSAELRRTFRKMLLCSDWRRWY; this is encoded by the exons ATGAACGCTACCACAGTGTCAACAGCAACCCTGATGTCGAACCAGTCGGACTGCCCCGAGGTGCAGGTCCCGGTCCCGCTCTTCTTCACCCTCGGAGCGTTGAGCCTGGCGGAGAACTTCCTGGTTGTGGTGGCCATCATATGCAACAGGAACCTCCACTCCCCCATGTACTGCTTCATCTGCAGCCTGGCGGCCTTCAACACCATCGCCAGCCTCACCAAAACCTGGGAGAACCTGATGCTGGTGTTCGCCGACGTGGGACAGCTGGACCAGAGAGGCTCGTCGGAGACGAAGCTGGACGACGTGATGGACTCGCTGCTGTGCATGTCGTTCGTCGGGTCCATTTTCAGCTTCCTGGCCATCGCCGTGGACCG TTACATCACCATCTTCCACGCGCTGCGATACCACAACATCATGACAATGCGGCGCGCGACGGCCATCTTGGGCGTCATCTGGACCACGTGCGGGGTTTCGGCCGTGCTCATGGTGAGGTTCTTCGAGACCACCTTCATCATGATCTGCTTCATCGTCCTCTTCCTCGTTTCCTTGGCGCTGATCGGCTTCCTCTATGTCTACATGTTCATGCTGGCGCGCCTCCACGCCAGGAAGATCGCCGCTCTGCCCACCGCCGGCGGAGGGAAACGTCGGCGTCAGCAGTGGGGCAGCGGCAGCATGAGAGGGGCCCTGACGCTCACCATCCTGTTCGGGGCGTTCGTGGTGTGCTGGGCGCCGTTCTTCCTCCACCTCGTCATCATCATGGTGTGCCCCATGAACCCGTACTGCGAGTGCTACCGCTCGCTGTTCCAGCTGCACGTGGTGCTGCTGATGAGCCACGCCCTCATCGACCCGGCCATCTACGCCTTCCGCAGCGCCGAGCTCAGACGCACCTTCAGGAAGATGCTGCTCTGTTCAGACTGGAGGCGGTGGTACTAG
- the fam210ab gene encoding uncharacterized protein C18orf19 homolog B → MMQRVLSHTTWRRWAAVRSVLIGVTVPEPPAAAFCCCVLRLAPPPPAGRRWLSTSACSKAAQNPKPHREQQQQPPEEEPQPGAVPHTQIETQSRKAEAGDGDATELDPLQDKSIGLVQRFKKMFKQYGKVMIPVHLVTSSVWFGTFYYAAMKGVNVVPFLELMGLPESVVGLLRDSSSGYALTAYAMYKIATPARYTVTLGATSLSVQYLRKHGYFSTPPPVKDYFQDKMEETKEKLTEKMEETKERFSEKMEETKELLSERMEETKERISEKMEETKDKLSEKLQETKEKVSERKAFFRKKSD, encoded by the exons atgatgcAGCGCGTCCTATCCCATACGACATGGCGGCGGTGGGCGGCGGTGCGCTCGGTGCTGATCGGCGTCACCGTCCCCGAACCCCCGGCGGCAGCGTTTTGTTGCTGCGTCCTCCGCCTGGCCCCGCCGCCGCCTGCGGGCCGGCGCTGGCTCTCCACCTCGGCCTGCAGCAAGGCAGCGCAAAATCCAAAACCACATCGggaacagcaacagcagccgcCGGAGGAGGAGCCGCAGCCGGGCGCCGTTCCTCACACCCAGATCGAGACCCAGAGCCGTAAAGCGGAAGCCGGGGACGGTGACGCCACGGAGCTGGACCCCCTGCAGGACAAGTCCATCGGTCTGGTCCAGAGGTTTAAGAAGATGTTCAAACAGTACGGGAAGGTGATGATCCCCGTGCATCTTGTGACGTCCTCCGTCTGGTTCGGAACGTTCTACTATGCTGCTATGAA GGGGGTGAATGTAGTGCCGTTCCTGGAGCTGATGGGTCTTCCAGAGTCAGTCGTCGGCCTTTTGAGAGACTCTTCCAGCGGCTACGCCCTCACTGCCTATGCCATGTACAAG ATTGCGACCCCCGCCAGATACACTGTGACTCTGGGCGCCACGTCGCTATCTGTCCAGTATCTCCGCAAGCACGGCTACTTCTCCACACCGCCGCCGGTCAAAGACTACTTCCAGGACAAAATGGAGGAAACCAAGgagaaactgacagaaaaaatggAGGAGACAAAGGAGCGGTTTTCCGAGAAGATGGAGGAAACCAAAGAACTGCTCtcggagaggatggaggaaacGAAAGAGCGCATCTCCGAGAAAATGGAGGAGACGAAGGACAAGCTCTCCGAGAAACTGcaggaaaccaaagagaaagTCTCTGAGCGAAAAGCATTTTTCAGAAAGAAGAGCGATTAG
- the LOC139921714 gene encoding melanocortin receptor 5-like: protein MNASEEYSYQQEALSGNSTLGYAYSHQNYTLPPSLLPDNSGTSKTAACEQVHIATEVFLILGIISLLENILVIMAIVKNKNLHSPMYFFVCSLAVADMLVSVSNAWETIIIYLLNNRQLVVEDHFIRQMDNVFDSMICISVVASMCSLLAIAVDRYVTIFYALRYHNIMTVKRAGCIIGGIWTFCTGCGIVFIIYSDTTPVIICLVSMFFAMLLLMASLYSHMFMLARSHVKRIAALPGYNSIHQRASMKGAITLTILLGIFIVCWAPFFLHLILMISCPRNLYCVCFMSHFNMYLILIMCNSVIDPLIYAFRSQEMRKTFKEIICCYSLRNACANICTLTGKY from the exons ATGAATGCGTCCGAAGAGTACTCCTaccagcaggaggcgctgtCTGGTAACTCCACTTTGGGTTATGCTTACTCCCACCAAAACTACACCCTGCCCCCTTCACTGCTGCCAGACAACAGCGGCACCTCCAAGACCGCAGCATGCGAGCAGGTCCACATCGCCAcagag gtcTTCCTGATCCTGGGTATCATCTCTTTGCTGGAGAACATCCTGGTCATCATGGCCATAGTGAAGAACAAGAACCTCCACTCACCCATGTACTTCTTTGTCTGCAG TCTGGCTGTAGCCGACATGCTGGTCAGCGTGTCCAACGCCTGGGAGACCATCATCATTTACCTGCTCAACAACAGACAGCTGGTGGTGGAGGACCACTTCATCCGGCAGATGGACAACGTGTTTGACTCCATGATCTGCATCTCTGTCGTAGCGTCAATGTGTAGCCTGCTGGCCATCGCTGTGGACAG GTACGTGACGATCTTCTACGCACTGAGGTACCACAACATCATGACTGTGAAGAGAGCCGGCTGCATCATCGGCGGGATCTGGACCTTCTGCACGGGCTGCGGGATCGTCTTTATCATCTACTCGGACACCACCCCCGTCATCATCTGCCTGGTCTCCATGTTCTTCgccatgctgctgctcatgGCCTCTCTTTACAGCCACATGTTCATGCTGGCGCGCTCGCATGTCAAGCGCATCGCCGCCCTGCCCGGCTACAACTCCATCCACCAGCGGGCCAGCATGAAGGGGGCGATCACGCTCACCATCCTCCTGGGGATTTTCATCGTCTGCTGGGCCCCGTTCTTCCTCCACCTGATCCTGATGATCTCCTGTCCCAGGAACCTCTACTGCGTATGCTTCATGTCCCACTTCAACATGTACCTCATCCTCATCATGTGCAACTCCGTGATCGACCCGCTGATCTACGCCTTCAGGAGTCAGGAGATGAGGAAGACTTTTAAGGAGATCATCTGCTGCTACAGTTTAAGAAACGCCTGCGCCAACATTTGCACTCTGACGGGTAAGTACTGA